TGTGGCGCGTGGTGGCCTCGTACTGCGGGGCCAGGTCCAGCAGCGTGTACCAGAAGACCTTCTCGCCGCGGAGCAGCTCCAGGCTGCGGCGCAGGCCCCAGGCGCCCACCTCTTCGGTGCCGAACGACGAGACGCCGGTCTCGGTGACCCACACCGGCTTGCCGAACTCGCGGCGCAGCGCCTCCAGCTTGGCCGGCCACTCGTCGAGGGGCCACAGGTTCCAGTCGAGCGGGAAGCCGTGCACCGCCAGCACGTCCACCGCGTCCAGGGCGCCCAGCTCGCCCATGCGGCGCAGGAATGCGGGGTCCACGGGCGACATGCCGCCCAGCACCAGCGGCACGGTGCAGCCCTCGGCACGGATGGCGGCGGACGCCTGGCGGACCATGGCGGCGTAGGCGCTCCAGCCCGGGTCGAGCAGGAAGTCCCAGTGCGACAGGTTGTTGGGTTCGTTCCAGAGCTTGAAGGACGTGATCAACGGACAGCGGAGGTGTGGAGTGGCGGAAAGAAGAGTGCTGGTGACCGGCGGCGCCGGCTTCGTCGGGAGCCACCTGGTGGACGCGCTGGTGCGGCGCGGCGACCGGGTGCGCGTCTTCGACAACCTGGACCCCCAGGTGCACGGCCCGGACCGGCGCGCGCCACAGTGGCTGTCGCCGCACGCGGAGCTGGTGGTGGGCGACGTGCGCGACGCCGACGCCGTGAGCCGCGCCCTCAAGGACGTGGACGTGGTCTATCACCTGGCGGCGGCCGTGGGCGTGGGGCAGTCAATGTACCGGGTGGCCGACTACACGGCAACGAACACCCTGGGCACCGCCAACCTGTTGCAGGCGTTGATCGACCGCGAGATGGAGCTGGAGCGGCTGGTGGTCGCCAGCAGCATGTCGATCTACGGCGAGGGCCGCTACGTGCGCCCGGACGGCGCCCCTTCCGAAGCGACGTCGCGCACGGCGGACCAGCTCCGCGCGCACGACTGGGAGCTGCGCGACCCCGACGGCACGCCGCTCGTCGCCAGGCCGACGGACGAGGGGAAGCCGCTGGACCCGACCTCCATCTACGCCCTCACCAAGGCCGACCAGGAGAAGATGGTGCTCCAGATCGGCGAGGCGTACGGCATCCCCAGCGTGGCCCTGCGTTTCTTCAACATCTACGGGCCGCGGCAGGCGCTCTCCAACCCGTACACGGGCGTGGCCGCCATCTTCAGCTCGCGGCTGCTGAACGGCGAGCGCCCGCTCATCTACGAGGACGGCGAGCAGCGGCGCGACTTCGTGTCGGTGCACGACATCGTCCGCGCGCTCCTGCTCTCGGTCGAGAAGCAAGGCGCGGTGGGCAAGGCGCTGAACGTGGGCTCCGGCAGCCCGGTGACGGTGCGCGAGGTGGCGGAGACGCTGGCGAGGGTGATGGAGGTGGAGGCGGAGCCCGAGGTCACGGGCAAGTACCGCGTGGGCGACATCCGCAACTGCTTCGCCGACATAGGCGGGGCGCGCGAAGCCATGGGGTACGAGCCCGCGGTGGCGTTCGACGAGGGGATGACGGAGCTGGTGGGGTGGCTGCGCGAGCAGGAGCGGCCCGAGAGCGGCATCGAGCGTCACGCTGCCGAGCTGGCGGCCCGCGGACTCACGCTGTGAGCAGGGGGAGATTGATGAGCAAGGGGACACATACGCTGGTCACGGGCGGCGCCGGTTTCGTGGGGTCCAACCTGGCCGACGCGCTGCTGCGGGAAGGGCAGAGCGTGATCGTGGCCGACAACTTCTCGCGCGACGGGGTGGCGCAGAACGCGGCGTGGCTGAAGGCGAAGCACGGCAGCCGCGTGCGCATAGAGCGGGTGGACGTGCGCGACGCCGAGCGGATCGCGATGCTGGTGGCCGAGGCGAGCCATGTGTACCACTTCGCGGCGCAGGTGGCGGTGACGACGTCGCTCGCCGACCCCGCGCTGGACCTGCAGACCAACGTGATCGGCACTTTCAACGTGCTGGAGGCGGCGCGGAGGATGAAGACGCCGCCGCCGGTGCTCTTCACGTCCACCAACAAGGTCTACGGCGGGATGGAGGAGGTGGAGGTGGAGCTGGCGGACGGGATGTACCGCTACGCCGACGGCCGCCGCGGCATCACCGAGGCGGCGCACCTGGACTTCCACTCGCCCTACGGCTGCTCCAAGGGCGCGGCCGACCAGTACGTGCGCGACTACGCCCGCATCTACGACCTGCCCACGGTCGTCTTCCGCATGAGCTGCATCTACGGTACGCGGCAGTTCGGCACGGAAGACCAGGGGTGGGTGGCGCACTTCGCCCGCGCGCTCTTCGGCTCCGAGCCCATCACCATCTACGGCGACGGGCACCAGGTGCGCGACATCCTGTGGATCGACGACCTCGTCCGCGCGATGCGGGCGGCGATGGGACGGATCGACGCGGTGAGCGGCGAGGTGTTCAACATGGGCGGCGGCGCGGGCAACGCCGTGTCGGTGCGCGGCGTGATCGAGCGGCTGCGCGAGATCACCGGCATGGACACGCCCGTGCTGGAGGCCGACTGGAGGCCGGGCGACCAGAAGGTGTACGTGAGCGACACGGCAAAGGCGGAACGGATGCTGGGCTGGCGGGCCGAGACGCCGTGGAAGGCGGGCCTTCAGCACCTGGTGGACTGGCTGCACGAGGCCGATCTGGCCGCCCCCGTCGGCGCGTCGCGCGGTGCATCCGCGCCGGCGCTGGCGAAGGCGGCACCCTGAGACGGGGTGCCGCCGGGCATTCCCCGGCGGCACCCCCTTTTTTTCTTTGCTTTGTAGATGCTGATGAACGAGCCAGAGATGAACGGCGCGGAGACGGGCGGCCTGGAGACGGGCGCCGCGGCGGTTTCGGGAGATGCGGAGCGGGCCGCGCCTTCGGCCGCAGGGACGATGCGCGCCGCGCGCCTGCACGGGCCGGGCGACGTGCGGATCGAGGAGGTCCCGCTGCCGGAGCCGGGGCCGGGCGAGGTGCGGATCCGCCTGACGGGCTGCGGGGTGTGCGCGAGCAACCTGGCGGCCTGGGAGGGCACGCCGTGGATGCAGTACCCGCAGGAGCCCGGCAGCCCCGGCCACGAGGGCTGGGGCATCGTGGACGCCGTCGGTTCCGACGTGGACGGTGTCGCGGCCGGAGACCGCGTGGCCGCGCTGTCGTACCGTGCGTACGCGGAGTACGACGTGGCGCCGGCCACGCACGTGGTGCCGCTGCCGGCGGAGCTGGCGAAGACGCCCTTCCCCGGTGAGCCGCTGGGCTGCGCGATGAACATCTTCCGGCGCAGCGGCATCGGCGAGGGGCACACGGTGGGCATCGTGGGCATCGGCTTCTTGGGCGCGCTGCTCACCAAGCTGGCGAAGGACGCAG
The Longimicrobiaceae bacterium DNA segment above includes these coding regions:
- a CDS encoding NAD-dependent epimerase/dehydratase family protein, with translation MAERRVLVTGGAGFVGSHLVDALVRRGDRVRVFDNLDPQVHGPDRRAPQWLSPHAELVVGDVRDADAVSRALKDVDVVYHLAAAVGVGQSMYRVADYTATNTLGTANLLQALIDREMELERLVVASSMSIYGEGRYVRPDGAPSEATSRTADQLRAHDWELRDPDGTPLVARPTDEGKPLDPTSIYALTKADQEKMVLQIGEAYGIPSVALRFFNIYGPRQALSNPYTGVAAIFSSRLLNGERPLIYEDGEQRRDFVSVHDIVRALLLSVEKQGAVGKALNVGSGSPVTVREVAETLARVMEVEAEPEVTGKYRVGDIRNCFADIGGAREAMGYEPAVAFDEGMTELVGWLREQERPESGIERHAAELAARGLTL
- a CDS encoding GDP-mannose 4,6-dehydratase, with product MSKGTHTLVTGGAGFVGSNLADALLREGQSVIVADNFSRDGVAQNAAWLKAKHGSRVRIERVDVRDAERIAMLVAEASHVYHFAAQVAVTTSLADPALDLQTNVIGTFNVLEAARRMKTPPPVLFTSTNKVYGGMEEVEVELADGMYRYADGRRGITEAAHLDFHSPYGCSKGAADQYVRDYARIYDLPTVVFRMSCIYGTRQFGTEDQGWVAHFARALFGSEPITIYGDGHQVRDILWIDDLVRAMRAAMGRIDAVSGEVFNMGGGAGNAVSVRGVIERLREITGMDTPVLEADWRPGDQKVYVSDTAKAERMLGWRAETPWKAGLQHLVDWLHEADLAAPVGASRGASAPALAKAAP
- a CDS encoding zinc-binding dehydrogenase, with the translated sequence MNEPEMNGAETGGLETGAAAVSGDAERAAPSAAGTMRAARLHGPGDVRIEEVPLPEPGPGEVRIRLTGCGVCASNLAAWEGTPWMQYPQEPGSPGHEGWGIVDAVGSDVDGVAAGDRVAALSYRAYAEYDVAPATHVVPLPAELAKTPFPGEPLGCAMNIFRRSGIGEGHTVGIVGIGFLGALLTKLAKDAGARVIAISRRPFSLAVARSMGADETIPMEDHWQIIERVKQLTGGELCDRVIEAVGKQWPLDLAAEITRERGRLIIAGYHQDGPRQVNMQMWNWRGLDVINAHERDPQVYLDGIRAAVDAVVNGRLDPSPLYTHTYSLDQLGEALEATRTRPDGFLKALVTP